In Apium graveolens cultivar Ventura chromosome 10, ASM990537v1, whole genome shotgun sequence, the following are encoded in one genomic region:
- the LOC141692722 gene encoding GTP-binding protein BRASSINAZOLE INSENSITIVE PALE GREEN 2, chloroplastic, giving the protein MSVVLSTTSSTQFHSYNEAPSSSSLHNFPGLFKKSCKKKDFCVSLSVKCCQQTAQIVSESSQDKTSRKGSWKPLLSEGRDEDEKFGVVCPGCGIYMQDKDSGLPGYYQERKVEVVNDVLEDDEGEDDFLSDENEGDFEDSDGEVVKVKSDDGIDWDSEEWDSDFDDEDDDAEELDGFKAASVGYGNITEETVEKRKRKRVSKSERKRNAREARRETEEVTVCARCHSLRNYGQVKNQTAENLIPDFDFDRLITTRLMKITSRSADSTVVVMVVDCVDFDGSFPKGAAKSLFKALEGSQDNQKISKKLPKLVLVATKVDLLPSQISPTRLDRWVRHRAKANGAPKLSAVYLVSSRKDLGVRNLLTFIKELAGPRGNVWVIGAQNAGKSTLINAFAKKERVKAIKLTEAAVPGTTLGILRIRGVLSAKAKMYDTPGLLHPYLMSMRLNREEQKMIEIRKELKPRTYRMKVGQTVYVGGLMRLDLSQASVQTIYVSIWASPNVSLHMGKTENANDTWSKHAGVRLQPPINADRIPELGEWKATDYKISGTSWDVNSIDIAAAGFCWFSLGLKGEATLTLWTFNGVEVTLREPLVLDRARFLERPGFLLPKAISEALSDQNKLEAQTRKSFEEEASLL; this is encoded by the exons ATGTCAGTTGTACTATCCACTACTTCTTCAACACAATTTCATTCATACAACGAAGCTCCATCATCATCAAGTCTTCACAATTTTCCAG GCTTATTTAAGAAATCATGCAAAAAGAAAGATTTTTGTGTTTCTCTATCTGTAAAGTGTTGTCAACAAACAGCCCAGATAGTTAGTGAGAGTAGTCAAGATAAAACTTCAAGAAAAGGTTCTTGGAAGCCACTTCTTAGCGAGGGTAGAGATGAAGATGAGAAATTTGGTGTTGTTTGTCCTGGTTGTGGCATTTATATGCAAGATAAAGACTCCGGGCTTCCGGGTTATTATCAAGAAAGAAAGGTGGAAGTAGTGAATGATGTGTTGGAGGATGACGAGGGCGAGGATGATTTTTTGAGTGATGAAAATGAGGGTGATTTTGAGGATAGTGATGGGGAGGTGGTGAAGGTGAAGAGTGATGATGGGATTGATTGGGATTCGGAAGAATGGGATTCTGATTttgatgatgaggatgatgatgCGGAGGAGTTGGATGGGTTTAAGGCTGCTAGTGTAGGATATGGGAATATTACGGAGGAGACTGTAgagaagaggaagaggaagagagTGTCGAAATCTGAGAGGAAAAGGAATGCTAGGGAGGCTAGGAGGGAAACGGAAGAGGTTACGGTTTGTGCTAGGTGTCATTCGTTGAGAAATTATGGACAAGTGAAGAATCAGACTGCGGAGAATTTGATACCTGATTTTGACTTTGATAGATTAATAACTACCCGTTTGATGAAAATTACTAGCAGAAGTGCTGATTCCACGGTCGTTGTTATGGTTGTTGATTGTGTTGATTTTGATGGGTCATTTCCTAAAGGAGCTGCCAAGTCCTTGTTTAAGGCATTGGAAGGAAGCCAAGATAATCAGAAGATTAGTAAAAAGTTGCCTAAGCTTGTGCTGGTTGCAACAAAGGTTGATCTCCTGCCTTCCCAGATTTCTCCTACTAGGTTAGATAGATGGGTCAGGCATCGTGCTAAAGCCAATGGTGCACCAAAGCTGAGTGCAGTTTATTTGGTTAGTTCCCGTAAAGATCTTGGTGTGAGAAACTTATTGACTTTTATAAAAGAATTGGCTGGACCTCGAGGGAATGTCTGGGTTATCGGGGCCCAAAATGCGGGCAAGTCCACGTTAATAAATGCATTTGCCAAGAAAGAAAGAGTTAAAGCTATTAAATTAACCGAAGCTGCAGTTCCAGGGACTACTCTTGGCATTCTAAGAATTCGAGGTGTATTATCTGCCAAGGCAAAGATGTATGACACCCCAGGACTCCTGCATCCTTATCTGATGTCGATGAGACTGAATAGGGAGGAACAGAAAATGATTGAAATACGAAAGGAGCTAAAGCCACGAACGTACAGAATGAAG GTCGGACAAACAGTTTATGTCGGTGGATTAATGAGACTAGACCTTAGCCAAGCTTCTGTGCAGACAATATATGTATCAATTTGGGCATCTCCAAATGTTTCTTTACATATGGGAAAGACAGAAAATGCCAATGATACCTGGAGCAAGCATGCTGGTGTTAGATTGCAG CCACCCATCAATGCTGACCGAATTCCTGAATTGGGGGAGTGGAAGGCGACGGATTATAAAATCTCCGGAACAAGCTGGGATGTGAACAGCATCGACATTGCTGCAGCCGGCTTTTGTTGGTTTTCTTTGGGTTTAAAAGGGGAAGCAACCTTGACATTGTGGACTTTTAATGGTGTTGAGGTAACCTTACGAGAACCATTGGTTCTGGATCGAGCACGTTTTCTTGAGAGACCAGGGTTCTTGCTTCCAAAGGCTATCTCAGAGGCTTTGAGCGATCAAAATAAGCTTGAAGCTCAAACAAGAAAAAGTTTTGAAGAGGAAGCATCTCTATTGTAA